The following coding sequences lie in one Glycine max cultivar Williams 82 chromosome 19, Glycine_max_v4.0, whole genome shotgun sequence genomic window:
- the LOC100809311 gene encoding type I inositol polyphosphate 5-phosphatase 2, which produces MEVENDQKPRRYHQRLRNWFNSKQKEDRPSSFSLNEIQDGVEDESDDYEGNLSLRSLELDPCISTNKLRVFVGTWNVAGRSPVGSLAVDLDEWLNLKNAADIYVLGFQEIVPLKTLTVIGAEDPAVATSWNQLIGKTLNAKFGCPWMTPMQNSSSCDDDDNNYQYVENPNTKGGNNNNRNNDKYTLVASKKMVGVFISVWMREEVLRKHSVSNVRVCSVACGVMGYLGNKGSVAVSMSIEGTSFCFVAAHLASGEKKGDEGRRNHQVAEIFRRTSFSRTTKDHNHFPLTILGHDRIFWFGDLNYRLYLEDNFARHLIRKQDWKALQEFDQLQKELEEGGVFEGWKEGDIEFAPTYKYSSSTTNRYCGSLPSRSGEKQRTPAWCDRILWYGKGVEQLHYFRSESKFSDHRPVSALFSTQIEIKSSNRGLMELHNIPPTMLNPKNGMNRGDEDGKSSLLSLLTKNLQGF; this is translated from the exons ATGGAGGTGGAGAATGATCAGAAGCCAAGAAGATATCATCAAAGGCTACGCAATTGGTTCAATAGCAAGCAAAAGGAAGATAGGCCATCATCATTCAGTTTGAATGAAATACAAG ATGGAGTAGAAGATGAAAGTGATGATTATGAGGGCAATCTCTCCCTGCGCTCATTGGAATTAGATCCATGCATTTCAACAAATAAACTAag GGTCTTTGTTGGTACTTGGAATGTTGCTGGAAGATCTCCTGTAGGAAGTTTGGCTGTTGACTTGGATGAGTGGTTGAATCTCAAGAATGCTGCAGATATATATGTTCTTGG GTTTCAAGAGATTGTACCTTTGAAGACCTTAACTGTGATAGGAGCAGAGGATCCAGCTGTGGCAACTAGCTGGAACCAGCTAATAGGAAAAACACTGAATGCCAAGTTTGGATGCCCTTGGATGACACCAATGCAGAATTCTTCATCatgtgatgatgatgacaataattaTCAGTATGTGGAGAATCCAAACACAAAAGgtggcaacaacaacaacagaaatAATGATAAGTACACACTGGTGGCCAGCAAGAAGATGGTTGGAGTGTTCATAAGTGTGTGGATGAGGGAAGAGGTGTTGAGGAAGCATAGTGTCTCAAATGTGAGAGTGTGCTCAGTGGCATGTGGGGTGATGGGGTATTTGGGAAACAAAGGATCAGTGGCAGTTAGCATGTCAATTGAAGGGacaagtttttgttttgtagcaGCACACTTAGCATCTGGGGAGAAGAAGGGTGATGAAGGGAGAAGGAACCATCAGGTAGCAGAGATTTTTAGGAGAACATCTTTTTCTAGGACCACAAAAGACCATAATCATTTTCCTCTAACCATCTTAGGCCACGA CCGTATATTCTGGTTCGGGGATCTCAACTATAGGCTATACTTGGAGGACAATTTTGCCAGACATTTGATAAGAAAGCAAGATTGGAAGGCTTTGCAAGAGTTTGACCAGCTCCAGAAAGAACTAGAAGAAGGTGGAGTATTCGAGGGTTGGAAAGAGGGTGACATAGAATTCGCTCCAACATATAAATACTCATCCTCCACTACCAATAGATACTGTGGTAGCCTCCCTAGTAGATCCGGAGAAAAACAAAGAACTCCAGCATG GTGTGATAGAATTTTATGGTATGGTAAAGGAGTGGAGCAACTTCACTATTTTCGGAGTGAAAGCAAGTTCTCTGATCATCGTCCTGTTTCAGCACTTTTCTCTAcacaaattgaaattaaatcatCTAATAGAGGACTGATGGAGTTACATAATATCCCCCCAACAATGTTGAATCCCAAGAAT
- the LOC100306529 gene encoding uncharacterized protein LOC100306529 produces MEMKREIITKEEEHKEDSMHTIVFTAGTFLLMVCLKHFLVEQWRAWVFLILNVILLAILFMSMRPAKLEDHSSGSEISVEEVKSDNNKLEKKRSRETEEGKDCYTKQCCSSTSSSTYVHVENEKEEDEEEEEEEEEQVPVLSKEELNERVEAFIAMFRQHLISDVKQAENFSLHKIEVSCC; encoded by the coding sequence ATGGAGATGAAGAGAGAGATTATTACCAAGGAGGAAGAGCACAAGGAGGATAGCATGCACACTATAGTGTTCACAGCAGGTACATTTCTTCTGATGGTGTGTCTAAAGCACTTTCTAGTTGAGCAATGGCGTGCTTGGGTTTTCCTCATCCTCAATGTCATTTTGTTAGCCATTTTATTCATGTCTATGAGGCCAGCCAAGCTGGAGGATCACAGTTCAGGAAGTGAAATCAGTGTTGAAGAAGTGAAAAGTgacaataataaattagagaaaaagAGGTCTCGAGAAACTGAGGAAGGAAAAGATTGCTACACAAAACAATGTTGTAGTAGTACTAGTAGTAGTACTTATGTTCATgttgagaatgaaaaagaagaggatgaggaagaggaagaggaggaggaagagcaGGTTCCAGTGCTGTCCAAGGAGGAATTGAATGAGAGGGTGGAGGCTTTCATTGCCATGTTTAGGCAGCATTTGATCTCTGATGTCAAACAAGCTGAAAATTTCAGTCTCCACAAGATTGAAGTGTCTTGCTGTTGA
- the LOC100809847 gene encoding uncharacterized protein, with the protein MEGRERKSSLTSQTEPLDYPHSRFFTPMQQQHSHEMVALKKAYADVILNTVKEAAGRVMVAERRALMFQQELASSKEEALHMLMRLKQMMDAKTAEAEKASLEQQRKIDELEAQLNEAEDIVTDLRAELKLVYLELETARNNQVQPLNGQNEKQVVTFQESAKPEISISSPHKELECVTSCDVANKSLTMNVLDNKCCNSKQQTEQLCIYNLEDSCGHNSDFASIITRSKEPELRRNGFTQRVRALEGNLLDEKLLKQDVHNQHYGKKLGIIAKDSNGQVAKYSALTEKMEIKKHVKHHKIPKRKIYSYYWSRFLSSCKIHLNDNCKSSKGVCFLPSIKLGAISKWKSKRRRHRHLGMKSFAFRSCKPSFFLKQCSSVCNNEKCCEDESGAKMKSLPPLTDVEPVHRTIGVTESIQAVNKFELVEKAIEKDSELLNLEENAAQNLTGPSSDMKVEGFDFPSTDTDLEDAKAFEKNDRSASQVNDSRPLKYTFQRKRKKESLGNADQNIDSEKRTVERRVEDKQNCAIELQNLA; encoded by the exons ATGgagggaagagagagaaaatcttCTCTCACTTCACAAACGGAACCTCTCGACTACCCTCATTCCCGTTTCTTCACTCCAATGCAACAACAACATTCTCAT GAAATGGTGGCTTTGAAGAAGGCATATGCGGATGTGATTCTGAATACTGTGAAGGAGGCTGCAGGTAGGGTAATGGTGGCGGAAAGGAGAGCTCTTATGTTCCAGCAGGAGCTTGCTTCATCCAAAGAAGAGGCTCTTCATATGTTAATGCGTTTGAAGCAGATGATGGATGCTAAG ACAGCTGAAGCAGAAAAGGCATCATTGGAGCAGCAAAGAAAAATTGATGAGCTTGAAGCTCAATTGAATGAAGCTGAGGATATCGTAACAGATCTAAGGGCAGAGTTGAAGCTTGTATATCTGGAGTTAGAGACGGCAAGGAATAACCAGGTCCAGCCTTTGAATGGACAGAATGAAAAGCAAGTTGTAACTTTTCAGGAGAGTGCAAAACCTGAGATTTCAATATCCTCTCCTCATAAAGAACTTGAATGTGTAACGAGCTGTGATGTGGCAAACAAATCACTGACTATGAACGTTTTAGATAATAAGTGTTGTAATTCAAAACAACAAACTGAGCAATTGTGCATCTATAATTTGGAGGATTCTTGTGGTCATAACTCTGACTTTGCTTCCATCATCACGAGAAGCAAGGAACCTGAACTTCGCCGAAATGGATTTACTCAGAGAGTCCGTGCACTTGAAGGAAATTTGCTGGATGAAAAGCTGCTCAAGCAAGATGTACACAATCAACATTATGGTAAAAAACTCGGGATCATTGCTAAAGATAGTAATGGGCAAGTTGCAAAATATAGTGCATTGACTGAGAAAATGGAAATTAAGAAGCACGTTAAGCACCATAAAATACCAAAACGGAAGATATATTCCTATTACTGGTCTCgctttctttcttcttgtaaaattcatttaaacgaCAACTGTAAATCCAGCAAAGGTGTGTGCTTTCTACCTTCTATCAAGCTTGGTGCCATTAGCAAATGGAAAAGCAAGAGGAGAAGACATAGACATTTGGGAATGAAATCTTTTGCTTTCAGGAGTTGTAAACCATCATTTTTTCTTAAGCAGTGCTCATCTGTCTgtaataatgaaaaatgttgTGAAGATGAATCTGGTGCAAAGATGAAGTCATTGCCACCTTTGACTGATGTAGAACCTGTGCATAGGACCATTGGTGTTACAGAAAGTATCCAGGCTGTAAATAAATTTGAGCTTGTGGAGAAGGCAATTGAGAAGGATAGCGAGTTAttaaatttagaagaaaatGCTGCGCAGAATCTAACAGGTCCAAGTTCTGATATGAAAGTTGAGGGTTTTGATTTTCCATCTACAGATACTGATTTGGAAGATgcaaaagcttttgaaaaaaatgatagatctGCCAGTCAAGTAAATGACAGTAGGCCTCTGAAGTACACATTCCAAAGGAAGCGAAAAAAAGAATCCTTGGGAAACGCAGACCAAAACATTGATTCTGAGAAGCGTACAGTGGAGAGGAGGGTGGAAGacaaacaaaattgtgcaataGAACTCCAAAATCTAGCATGA